Proteins encoded together in one Streptomyces umbrinus window:
- a CDS encoding dihydrofolate reductase family protein, with the protein MSLARVHNFSISLDGFGTGEGMSRDAPFGHAGERLHQWMFTTRFWHEMTGRSGGTAGLDDAFARQFEPGIGAEIMGAGKFGYPGWHEDPDWKGWWGPNPPFHTPTFVLTHHPRPSIEMEGGTTFHFLDTSPAEALDTAREAADGQDVRIGGGPTVVRDFFAAGLIDRLHVVVAPILLGRGVRLWDGLEGPEKDYEVEATSSPSGVTHVTFTRAGL; encoded by the coding sequence ATGTCACTCGCCCGCGTCCACAACTTCTCCATCTCACTCGACGGCTTCGGCACCGGTGAGGGCATGAGCCGTGACGCGCCCTTCGGCCACGCCGGCGAAAGGCTGCACCAGTGGATGTTCACCACCCGGTTCTGGCACGAGATGACCGGCCGTTCCGGCGGAACCGCCGGCCTCGACGACGCCTTCGCGCGGCAGTTCGAGCCCGGGATCGGCGCCGAGATCATGGGCGCCGGCAAGTTCGGCTACCCCGGATGGCACGAGGACCCGGACTGGAAGGGGTGGTGGGGGCCCAACCCGCCGTTCCACACACCGACCTTCGTCCTCACCCATCACCCGCGCCCGTCGATCGAGATGGAGGGCGGCACGACGTTCCACTTCCTCGACACCTCACCCGCCGAGGCGCTCGATACGGCCCGCGAGGCGGCGGACGGCCAGGACGTACGCATCGGCGGTGGCCCCACCGTGGTCCGCGACTTCTTTGCCGCCGGGCTCATCGACCGCCTGCACGTCGTGGTCGCCCCGATTCTCCTGGGCCGAGGCGTACGCCTCTGGGACGGACTGGAGGGCCCCGAGAAGGATTACGAGGTCGAGGCCACTTCCTCGCCCAGTGGAGTGACGCATGTGACGTTCACGCGTGCGGGCCTCTGA
- a CDS encoding alginate lyase family protein, with protein sequence MAEHNKHRISRRSALQIAGGVAAAGAVGGIAVSLGGGDSADAAQTGASPSPGESAGRPVFAHPGMLHNAGDLNRAKVRVAARREPWTAGWQRLTANRHSASTWAPRPQATVVRGGTGQNYVSLYNDIHAAYQNALRWKIAGTKENAEAAVAILNAWSATLTTVTGNADRFLAAGLYGYQFANAAELVRDHDGFDLARFQKMMLKVFHPMNEDFLTHHNGAVITNYWANWDLCNVASVMAIGILCDDRALFDRAVDYFKKGAGNGSIGNAIPFVHESDDLAQWQESGRDQGHTAMGVGQMGAICEMAWNQGVDLYGYDDSRFMKGAEYVARYNLGGDVPFTKYTWRSGTGRGKYNEQSVISGIARGETRPVWEILHYHYARRRRLSVPNITAMAEKVRAEGGGGDYGPNSGGFDQLGFGTLLYAK encoded by the coding sequence GTGGCAGAGCACAACAAGCACCGCATCAGCCGCCGCAGCGCCCTCCAGATCGCCGGTGGTGTCGCCGCCGCGGGAGCCGTCGGCGGTATCGCGGTCTCGTTGGGCGGTGGTGACTCGGCCGACGCGGCGCAGACCGGTGCCTCCCCGTCGCCCGGCGAGTCCGCCGGGAGGCCGGTCTTCGCGCACCCCGGAATGCTGCACAACGCGGGCGACCTCAACCGGGCCAAGGTGCGCGTCGCCGCCCGCCGGGAACCCTGGACGGCGGGCTGGCAGCGGCTGACCGCCAACCGGCACTCCGCGAGTACCTGGGCCCCCAGGCCGCAGGCCACGGTCGTCCGCGGCGGCACCGGCCAGAACTACGTGTCCCTCTACAACGACATCCACGCCGCCTACCAGAACGCCCTGCGCTGGAAGATCGCGGGCACGAAGGAGAACGCCGAGGCGGCCGTCGCGATCCTCAACGCCTGGTCGGCCACGCTCACCACGGTCACCGGCAACGCCGACCGGTTCCTGGCCGCCGGGCTCTACGGCTACCAGTTCGCCAACGCCGCCGAGCTGGTGCGCGACCACGACGGCTTCGACCTGGCCCGCTTCCAGAAGATGATGCTCAAGGTCTTCCACCCCATGAACGAGGACTTCCTCACCCACCACAACGGCGCCGTCATCACCAACTACTGGGCCAACTGGGACCTGTGCAACGTGGCTTCGGTCATGGCGATCGGTATCCTCTGCGACGACAGGGCCCTGTTCGACCGCGCGGTGGACTACTTCAAGAAGGGCGCGGGCAACGGCTCGATCGGGAACGCCATCCCCTTCGTCCACGAGTCCGACGACCTCGCCCAGTGGCAGGAGTCCGGCCGCGACCAGGGGCACACCGCGATGGGCGTGGGCCAGATGGGCGCGATCTGCGAGATGGCCTGGAACCAGGGCGTCGACCTCTACGGCTACGACGACAGCCGGTTCATGAAGGGCGCCGAGTACGTCGCCAGGTACAACCTCGGTGGCGACGTGCCCTTCACCAAGTACACCTGGCGCAGCGGCACCGGGAGGGGCAAGTACAACGAGCAGTCTGTGATCTCCGGCATAGCGCGTGGAGAGACTCGTCCCGTTTGGGAGATCCTGCACTACCACTACGCGCGCCGCCGTCGGCTCTCCGTTCCGAACATCACGGCCATGGCTGAGAAGGTGCGTGCGGAAGGCGGAGGCGGTGACTACGGCCCGAACAGCGGCGGCTTCGACCAGCTCGGCTTCGGGACGCTGCTCTACGCCAAGTGA
- a CDS encoding vWA domain-containing protein, translated as MGNARRLPMLVAVVVGLVLLVAVGVVVNAAVGGSDDDCDVRLEVNSSTEKGDLLSDLAEDYNDSGRELAGGKCARVAVSETSSGVAKDALAQGWDERRDGAPEPQVWTPSSSLWLTLLQRDATAADRKLLTDEKPQSLATSPLAIGMPRPMAEALGWPEKKIGWRDVLSLTEKGWASKGRPEWGRFSLGKDNPHTSTSGLGATVATFYAATGRSSDLTVKEVEDPKTRRFVAGVEAGVLHYASDATAYMANLAEADADGQALSYASAIAVQEQLIHLYNQGSPTGETERIGKGKKPQVPLVAVHPADGTLMFDHPFAVLPTASKDQRAAAADFRAFLLEDAQQRRFQQTGFRDHEGNAGSELARSVSLSEQTQGNLSLIDPPAADVLAAVLDSWDELRKKARVLLVMDVSGSMNQSAGGGQSRMEAAKKAAADTLDLYHPDDEVGLWAFSTETDDHPEPYREIVPPRPVRENEQRLTEAVNGLNAEGGTALYTTVRAAQKEMLADLDTDRINAVVVLTDGRNEYPADNDLDSLLRDLDASRLERSVRVFTVAFSGQADFGTLTKIATATKATSYDARDPAVIDKVMVSVISNF; from the coding sequence ATGGGGAACGCACGCAGGCTGCCCATGCTGGTGGCGGTCGTGGTGGGGCTGGTGCTCCTCGTTGCCGTCGGCGTGGTGGTGAACGCGGCCGTCGGCGGTTCGGACGACGACTGCGACGTACGGCTTGAGGTGAACTCCTCGACGGAGAAGGGCGATCTGCTCTCCGACCTGGCCGAGGACTACAACGACTCCGGGCGTGAGCTCGCGGGCGGGAAGTGCGCCCGAGTGGCCGTGTCGGAGACGAGTTCCGGCGTCGCCAAGGACGCACTGGCCCAGGGGTGGGACGAGCGGCGCGACGGCGCGCCCGAACCACAGGTGTGGACGCCGTCCTCCTCGCTGTGGCTGACACTGCTCCAGCGCGACGCGACCGCCGCCGACCGCAAACTGCTCACCGACGAGAAGCCGCAGTCCCTTGCCACCAGCCCGCTGGCGATCGGCATGCCCCGGCCGATGGCGGAGGCACTCGGCTGGCCGGAGAAGAAGATCGGCTGGCGGGATGTGCTGTCGCTGACGGAGAAGGGCTGGGCCTCGAAGGGGCGGCCCGAGTGGGGCCGCTTCAGCCTGGGCAAGGACAACCCGCACACCTCCACCTCGGGCCTCGGCGCGACCGTGGCCACCTTCTACGCCGCCACCGGCCGCTCCAGCGACCTCACCGTGAAAGAGGTCGAGGACCCCAAGACCCGGCGGTTCGTGGCCGGGGTCGAGGCGGGTGTCCTGCACTACGCCTCCGACGCGACCGCGTACATGGCCAACCTCGCCGAGGCGGACGCCGACGGACAGGCCCTGTCGTACGCCAGCGCCATCGCCGTACAGGAACAGCTGATCCACCTCTACAACCAGGGCAGCCCCACGGGCGAGACCGAGCGGATCGGCAAGGGCAAGAAGCCGCAGGTGCCTCTGGTGGCCGTGCACCCGGCCGACGGCACGCTCATGTTCGACCACCCCTTCGCGGTGCTGCCCACGGCGTCCAAGGACCAGCGGGCCGCGGCGGCCGATTTCCGTGCGTTCCTGCTGGAGGACGCCCAGCAGCGCCGCTTCCAGCAGACCGGATTCCGCGACCACGAGGGCAACGCGGGCAGCGAACTCGCCCGCTCGGTCAGCCTGTCCGAGCAGACCCAGGGGAACCTGTCGCTGATCGACCCGCCCGCGGCCGACGTGCTGGCGGCGGTCCTGGACAGCTGGGACGAGCTGCGCAAGAAGGCCCGGGTGCTGCTCGTCATGGACGTCTCCGGCTCGATGAACCAGAGCGCGGGCGGCGGACAGAGCCGGATGGAGGCGGCCAAGAAGGCCGCCGCCGACACGCTCGACCTCTACCACCCCGACGACGAGGTCGGCCTGTGGGCGTTCTCCACCGAGACCGACGACCACCCCGAGCCGTACCGGGAGATCGTGCCGCCCCGTCCCGTCCGCGAGAACGAACAGCGGCTCACCGAGGCCGTCAACGGGCTCAACGCAGAGGGCGGCACCGCCCTCTACACCACCGTGCGCGCCGCCCAGAAGGAGATGCTGGCCGACCTGGACACCGACCGCATCAACGCCGTCGTCGTCCTGACCGACGGACGGAACGAGTACCCGGCCGACAACGACCTCGACTCACTTCTGCGCGACCTCGACGCCAGTCGACTGGAGCGCTCCGTACGCGTCTTCACCGTCGCCTTCAGCGGCCAGGCCGACTTCGGCACGCTCACGAAGATCGCCACCGCCACCAAGGCCACCTCCTACGACGCCCGCGACCCGGCGGTCATCGACAAGGTGATGGTCTCCGTCATCAGCAACTTCTGA
- a CDS encoding glycerophosphodiester phosphodiesterase has translation MRTVTAVAHRGDPYRVRENTIGSLRSALQRGADAVEIDVRLTRDGVPVLLHDSTLKRLWEQDRPLVSLSSDEVRGLTFGGVPTLEEALKSTDDGRFMVDLPGPADARAVRRIVGVIHDLGAEERVYYCAGADVMLAVRAADPAAEIALTWTTLAPPRPALLDAVRPRWLNYRFGLANRDVIARTHRDGYLVSVWTPDTRRSMRRLLDAGVDSITTNRIDTLCSLRKGPKG, from the coding sequence ATGCGTACCGTGACTGCCGTGGCCCATCGCGGCGACCCCTACCGCGTCCGCGAGAACACGATCGGCTCCCTGCGTTCCGCGCTCCAACGGGGCGCGGACGCGGTGGAGATCGACGTCCGGCTCACCCGCGACGGCGTGCCCGTGCTGCTGCACGACAGCACGCTGAAGCGGTTGTGGGAGCAGGACCGGCCGTTGGTGTCGCTCTCCTCGGACGAGGTGAGGGGCCTGACCTTCGGCGGTGTTCCCACGCTGGAGGAGGCCCTCAAGTCGACGGACGACGGCCGGTTCATGGTCGATCTGCCGGGTCCGGCGGACGCGCGTGCCGTCCGCCGGATCGTCGGCGTCATCCATGACCTCGGGGCCGAGGAGCGCGTGTACTACTGCGCGGGCGCCGACGTCATGCTCGCCGTCCGCGCCGCCGATCCCGCGGCGGAGATCGCCCTCACCTGGACGACCCTCGCGCCCCCGCGGCCCGCGCTGCTCGACGCGGTGCGGCCCCGGTGGCTCAACTACCGCTTCGGGCTTGCCAATCGCGACGTGATCGCCCGTACGCACCGCGACGGGTATCTGGTGTCGGTGTGGACGCCCGACACCCGCCGCTCCATGCGGCGCCTCCTCGACGCGGGTGTCGACTCGATCACCACGAACCGCATCGACACACTGTGCTCCCTGCGCAAGGGCCCAAAGGGCTAG
- a CDS encoding winged helix-turn-helix transcriptional regulator, translating into MSTEPFFLADCRARLAFDLLSNTWNAVVLWALRHGPRRPGELREHIGGISQKVLTETLRRLEFNGLVVRRAYAGSPPRVEYELTALGRTLLDPIEAFGAWAFDHGDEVMAAQDRATSPSPATSDGPSPHRPGSSA; encoded by the coding sequence GTGAGCACCGAACCGTTCTTCCTCGCAGACTGCCGCGCCAGGCTCGCCTTCGACCTGCTCTCCAACACCTGGAACGCCGTGGTCCTCTGGGCGCTGCGGCACGGGCCCCGGCGGCCGGGCGAACTGCGTGAACACATCGGCGGGATCAGCCAGAAGGTCCTGACGGAGACCCTTCGGCGGCTGGAGTTCAACGGTCTGGTCGTGCGGCGCGCGTACGCCGGGTCGCCGCCCCGGGTGGAGTACGAACTCACCGCACTGGGGCGGACGTTGCTCGACCCCATCGAGGCGTTCGGGGCGTGGGCCTTCGACCACGGCGACGAGGTGATGGCGGCCCAGGACCGGGCAACTAGCCCGTCACCCGCGACTTCTGACGGACCGTCGCCGCATCGGCCGGGGTCGAGCGCGTGA
- a CDS encoding polyamine ABC transporter substrate-binding protein → MSRRTLLRTLGTGAATALAAGCGVPAAYVAPSDRSRSDLSATDKRLTWANWPLYIDTDDEDESRRPTLDAFEKRTGIQVTYTEEINDNDEFFGKVSPSLMNHQETGRDLMVISDWMCARFVRLGWVQEMDRSRQPNVTKYLDPQLRSPAFDPGRGHTVPWQSGITGIAYNRRRVGREIRHVSDLWADDLKGRVTLLSGLDEAFALLMQGNGVDITKWTADDFHTMCDQVDQLVRTDHIRRFTGNDYIKDLSSGDVLACQAYSGDVIQLQADDPDIEFVVPEEGAELWSESLMIPNLARHKANAETLVDYYYEPSVAAELAAWVNYVCPVPAAQDVLASAKDEETAALAEDPLIFPDTAMRKRLAIARDITSKERTDFAKRWNAIAGL, encoded by the coding sequence ATCTCCCGCCGCACCCTGCTGCGCACCCTCGGCACGGGCGCAGCCACCGCACTGGCCGCCGGCTGCGGCGTACCGGCGGCGTACGTCGCGCCCTCGGACCGGTCGAGAAGCGACCTGTCGGCCACCGACAAGCGCCTGACCTGGGCCAACTGGCCCCTCTACATCGACACGGACGACGAGGACGAGTCGAGGCGCCCCACCCTGGACGCCTTCGAGAAGCGCACCGGGATCCAGGTCACGTACACCGAGGAGATCAACGACAACGACGAGTTCTTCGGCAAGGTCAGCCCCTCCCTGATGAACCATCAGGAGACCGGCCGGGACCTGATGGTGATCAGCGACTGGATGTGCGCGCGGTTCGTACGCCTGGGCTGGGTCCAGGAGATGGACAGATCCAGGCAGCCCAACGTCACCAAGTACCTGGACCCGCAACTGCGTTCACCGGCCTTCGACCCGGGCCGGGGGCACACCGTGCCGTGGCAGTCGGGGATCACAGGCATCGCGTACAACCGCCGCAGGGTCGGCCGCGAGATCCGGCACGTCTCCGACCTGTGGGCGGACGACCTCAAGGGCCGCGTCACGCTCCTCTCCGGTCTCGACGAGGCGTTCGCGCTGCTCATGCAGGGCAACGGCGTCGACATCACCAAGTGGACCGCCGACGACTTCCACACGATGTGCGACCAGGTCGACCAACTCGTCCGCACGGACCACATCCGCCGCTTCACCGGCAACGACTACATCAAGGACCTGTCGAGCGGCGACGTACTGGCCTGCCAGGCGTACAGCGGTGACGTGATCCAGCTCCAGGCCGACGACCCCGACATCGAGTTCGTCGTCCCGGAGGAGGGCGCCGAACTCTGGTCCGAGTCCCTGATGATCCCGAACCTCGCCCGCCACAAGGCGAACGCGGAGACCCTCGTCGACTACTACTACGAGCCGTCCGTCGCCGCCGAACTCGCCGCGTGGGTCAACTACGTCTGCCCCGTCCCGGCCGCCCAGGACGTCCTTGCCTCCGCCAAGGACGAGGAGACCGCCGCCCTCGCCGAGGACCCGCTCATCTTCCCCGACACCGCCATGCGCAAGCGCCTCGCCATCGCACGCGACATCACGTCGAAGGAACGCACGGACTTCGCGAAGCGATGGAACGCGATCGCGGGGCTGTAG
- a CDS encoding RNA polymerase sigma factor: MNNGTYVEGTYVNGRQWRTTIAAAQAGDRRALDELVEGWLPLVYNIVGRALNGHADVDDVVQETMLRAVDNLGTLRDPDSFRSWLVAIAMRQIRDRARRRTSESLADDAAQEATDFAELTVLRLQLEGQRREVAEAVRWLDDEDRQLLSLWWLEVAGELTRRELAAAVGISRQHTAVRVQRMKARLEAARGIVRALDSSCPELRELTARWDGRPDSVWRKRLARHIRGCRHCAAPGEAVVPAERLLVGLALVPIPVGFTLSLALGGKTAVAATTAATGVGWSAKVVAALTKPAVAMTAGATIVAGGAYVVTQPDSAPPKAAAPPTAASTSRPKAPSPTATPSPSPSPSRTRKDLYGTVVDALDRAPDPNARPADLPRRPESGLTSTGGPKAVMQHRGDSVTLTGQGYVLVRWQISPKSRPGALVMPAWTGLKGKLFHVASGGGRRMDDTFAENADGYTSGMGGPRVGYTVLPTGTQQMWQNEYFYVDGTVTLTQNERGADYGLIVFPSNRDAVTKDVMTGPAQGAIRYGLVRDTGKDTAPIPQYVTRSTPADAATVRQKSRVTG, from the coding sequence GTGAATAATGGGACGTACGTGGAAGGGACGTACGTGAACGGGCGGCAGTGGCGTACGACGATCGCGGCGGCGCAGGCCGGTGACCGGCGCGCGCTCGACGAACTCGTCGAGGGCTGGCTGCCGCTGGTCTACAACATCGTCGGCCGCGCGCTGAACGGTCACGCGGACGTCGACGACGTCGTGCAGGAGACCATGCTGCGGGCCGTCGACAACCTCGGCACCCTGCGTGACCCGGACAGCTTCCGCTCCTGGCTGGTCGCCATCGCCATGCGGCAGATACGCGACCGGGCCAGACGCCGGACCTCCGAGTCACTGGCCGACGACGCGGCCCAGGAAGCCACCGACTTCGCCGAACTCACCGTGCTGCGGCTCCAGTTGGAGGGCCAGCGGCGCGAGGTCGCGGAGGCGGTGCGCTGGCTCGACGACGAGGACCGGCAACTGCTGTCCCTGTGGTGGCTGGAGGTCGCGGGCGAACTCACCCGGCGCGAACTGGCGGCGGCCGTCGGCATCAGCCGCCAGCACACCGCCGTACGTGTCCAGCGGATGAAGGCCCGCCTGGAGGCCGCGCGCGGCATCGTGCGGGCCCTCGACTCGTCCTGCCCCGAACTGCGTGAGCTGACCGCCCGCTGGGACGGCCGCCCCGACTCGGTGTGGCGCAAACGGCTGGCCCGGCACATCCGCGGCTGCCGCCACTGCGCCGCGCCCGGCGAGGCGGTCGTACCGGCCGAACGGCTGCTCGTCGGGCTCGCGCTCGTCCCGATCCCGGTCGGCTTCACGCTCTCGCTCGCCCTCGGCGGCAAGACGGCGGTCGCCGCGACGACCGCCGCCACGGGGGTCGGCTGGTCCGCCAAGGTCGTCGCCGCGCTCACCAAGCCCGCCGTCGCCATGACGGCCGGGGCGACCATCGTCGCGGGCGGCGCGTACGTCGTCACCCAGCCGGACTCGGCCCCGCCCAAGGCCGCCGCCCCGCCCACGGCGGCGAGCACTTCGCGCCCGAAGGCACCGAGCCCCACCGCGACGCCCAGCCCGTCACCGTCCCCCAGCAGAACCCGTAAGGACCTGTACGGCACGGTCGTCGACGCCCTCGACAGGGCCCCGGACCCGAACGCGCGGCCCGCGGACCTGCCGCGCCGCCCCGAGTCCGGGCTCACCAGCACCGGCGGACCCAAGGCCGTGATGCAGCACCGCGGGGACAGCGTGACGCTCACCGGCCAGGGCTATGTGCTGGTGCGCTGGCAGATCTCCCCCAAGTCGCGGCCCGGCGCCCTGGTCATGCCGGCCTGGACCGGCCTCAAGGGGAAGCTGTTCCACGTGGCCTCGGGCGGCGGCCGCCGGATGGACGACACCTTCGCGGAGAACGCCGACGGCTACACCTCCGGCATGGGCGGACCACGTGTCGGATACACCGTCCTGCCGACCGGCACCCAGCAGATGTGGCAGAACGAGTACTTCTACGTCGACGGCACCGTCACCCTCACCCAGAACGAGCGGGGCGCCGACTACGGGCTGATCGTCTTCCCGTCGAACCGGGACGCCGTGACCAAGGACGTCATGACCGGCCCCGCCCAGGGCGCCATCCGCTACGGCCTGGTCCGCGACACCGGAAAGGACACGGCACCGATTCCCCAGTACGTCACGCGCTCGACCCCGGCCGATGCGGCGACGGTCCGTCAGAAGTCGCGGGTGACGGGCTAG
- a CDS encoding serine hydrolase domain-containing protein, whose translation MHLRIRTACAAVVFLGLTAGPLAGTALAAPSPTAVVRETVSPKTVSPKTDKALREALKGIPDKDTTAALVRVGGKAGTWRGSAGVHDLGSGRKALEHGRFRAGSTTKVVTAAVVLQLAAEGRIDLDGHVQTYLPGLLSKAFKPITVRQLLTFTSGLKPGATLGDVNGEGYERRFETLTPEAVVASSVAAGPAFCPGERQKYANIDYTVLGLIIEKVTRDTYEHQAAVRVLRPAGMRHTSFPGGHDPRIHGPHNRGYQILADGRLVDATEWNMSDRWAAGDMISTTQDLERLLFALFRGRLVPQPLLDKEMFTLPDVPNATMSAGLQQFKLDDDTVIWAKSGARPGYSTAIAATRNLSRTLVYSVNATDAKSEEMNPVAERIVGAAFGTGS comes from the coding sequence ATGCATCTCCGTATCCGTACCGCCTGTGCCGCCGTCGTGTTCCTGGGCCTCACCGCGGGGCCCCTGGCCGGGACCGCGCTCGCCGCCCCCTCGCCCACGGCGGTCGTACGGGAGACCGTGAGTCCGAAGACCGTGAGTCCGAAGACCGACAAGGCCTTACGCGAGGCGCTGAAGGGAATTCCGGACAAGGACACGACGGCAGCGCTCGTACGCGTCGGGGGCAAGGCCGGCACCTGGCGGGGCAGCGCCGGGGTGCACGACCTGGGGAGTGGCCGCAAGGCTCTGGAACACGGGCGTTTCAGGGCCGGTTCGACCACCAAGGTGGTCACCGCGGCCGTCGTGCTGCAGCTCGCCGCCGAAGGCAGGATCGACCTGGACGGACACGTCCAGACCTACCTCCCCGGCCTCCTCTCGAAGGCCTTCAAGCCCATCACCGTACGGCAGTTGCTGACCTTCACCAGCGGGCTGAAGCCGGGAGCGACGCTGGGTGACGTGAACGGTGAGGGGTACGAGCGGCGGTTCGAGACGCTGACCCCGGAGGCGGTCGTGGCCTCGTCCGTCGCCGCCGGCCCCGCCTTCTGCCCGGGCGAGCGGCAGAAGTACGCCAACATCGACTACACCGTGCTCGGCCTGATCATCGAGAAGGTCACCCGCGACACCTACGAGCACCAGGCGGCCGTACGGGTCCTGCGGCCGGCCGGGATGCGTCACACGTCCTTCCCCGGCGGGCACGACCCCCGTATCCACGGCCCGCACAACCGCGGCTACCAGATCCTGGCGGACGGCAGGCTGGTGGACGCCACCGAGTGGAACATGTCGGACCGGTGGGCCGCGGGCGACATGATCTCCACGACTCAGGACCTGGAGCGCCTGCTCTTCGCGCTGTTCCGCGGCCGCCTGGTCCCCCAACCCCTCCTGGACAAGGAGATGTTCACGCTCCCGGACGTGCCGAACGCGACGATGAGCGCCGGTCTCCAGCAGTTCAAGCTCGACGACGACACAGTCATCTGGGCCAAATCCGGCGCCAGGCCCGGCTACAGCACCGCGATCGCCGCCACACGCAATCTGTCCCGCACCCTCGTGTACTCGGTGAACGCGACCGACGCGAAGAGCGAGGAGATGAATCCGGTGGCGGAGCGGATCGTGGGGGCGGCGTTCGGAACGGGGAGCTGA
- a CDS encoding DUF4190 domain-containing protein, with product MSDDAQTPGAAAGDESGARPEDAAPAAKVPLSKPSAEPNPWAPPVDAAPGDGSGPTPPSVHDQQTVTSLPGGTPQVPGAGAGAGAAPGPGAGPATPVPPGSTPSGPPPWANPFAPPAGAPHPYAPPAGPHLHPTPGSSVPPPPIAPEGPGQMPYGYGGYPGYPAYGGPGGGPGYGWPGMPMAPSNGLGTAGLVLGIIAAVGFCLWPVALACGILAVIFGAIGRGKARRGEATNPGQALAGIICGAVGIALAIAFVVVFLIVPDDSDSDSGTVDDGFNTSLTVSG from the coding sequence ATGTCCGACGACGCGCAGACGCCGGGTGCGGCGGCCGGCGACGAATCGGGGGCCCGCCCCGAGGACGCGGCTCCCGCGGCGAAGGTCCCGCTGAGCAAGCCGTCCGCCGAGCCGAACCCCTGGGCTCCACCGGTGGACGCGGCCCCTGGAGACGGGTCCGGCCCGACGCCGCCTTCGGTGCACGACCAGCAGACGGTGACGTCGCTGCCGGGCGGGACGCCGCAGGTTCCGGGTGCGGGTGCGGGTGCGGGTGCGGCTCCCGGCCCGGGTGCGGGTCCGGCCACTCCGGTGCCGCCCGGCTCGACCCCCTCAGGCCCTCCGCCCTGGGCCAACCCGTTCGCGCCTCCGGCCGGGGCGCCCCACCCGTACGCGCCTCCGGCCGGACCCCACCTCCACCCCACTCCCGGCTCCTCCGTCCCCCCGCCTCCCATCGCGCCCGAGGGCCCCGGGCAGATGCCGTACGGGTACGGCGGCTACCCGGGCTATCCCGCCTACGGTGGCCCCGGTGGGGGGCCCGGCTACGGCTGGCCGGGGATGCCCATGGCGCCCAGCAACGGGCTGGGCACGGCCGGGCTCGTGCTCGGCATCATCGCTGCGGTCGGCTTCTGCCTGTGGCCGGTCGCACTCGCCTGCGGGATCCTCGCGGTGATCTTCGGTGCGATCGGGCGCGGGAAGGCTCGCCGGGGCGAGGCCACGAATCCCGGCCAGGCCCTGGCCGGGATCATCTGCGGTGCCGTCGGAATAGCCCTGGCCATCGCCTTCGTGGTGGTGTTCCTGATCGTCCCCGACGACTCCGACAGCGACTCGGGAACCGTGGACGACGGCTTCAACACGTCGCTGACTGTCTCTGGCTGA
- a CDS encoding NADPH-dependent F420 reductase, with protein MRIGILGTGGMADALGTQWRRAGHEVLAGSRSGGLREAAEFGTDAVLLALPYTAVVDVVAGLEDVLRGRVLIDCTNPVGPGFALLTAGGPAAAERIASVAPAAPVVKAFNLCHVDVWRLTPPVFDGRPLAVPLCGDDEAALTVVRRLVRDLGCEPLNAGGLDRTGLLEATAALLIGLWVGEGADAQAIAPPLEFARPAL; from the coding sequence ATGCGGATAGGGATTCTCGGCACGGGCGGTATGGCGGACGCGCTCGGCACGCAGTGGCGGCGGGCCGGACACGAGGTGCTCGCGGGAAGCCGGTCGGGCGGGTTGAGGGAGGCGGCGGAGTTCGGCACGGACGCGGTGCTGCTGGCGCTGCCGTACACGGCGGTGGTCGATGTGGTCGCCGGTCTTGAGGACGTCCTCCGCGGGCGCGTGCTGATCGACTGCACCAACCCGGTGGGCCCGGGCTTCGCCCTGCTCACCGCGGGCGGGCCCGCGGCGGCCGAACGGATCGCCTCCGTCGCCCCGGCCGCGCCCGTGGTCAAGGCCTTCAACCTCTGCCACGTGGACGTCTGGCGGCTGACCCCGCCGGTCTTCGACGGCCGCCCGCTGGCGGTCCCGTTGTGCGGCGACGACGAGGCCGCGCTGACCGTCGTACGCCGGCTCGTACGCGACCTGGGCTGCGAGCCGTTGAACGCGGGCGGCCTGGACCGGACCGGGCTGCTGGAGGCGACGGCGGCGCTGCTGATCGGGCTGTGGGTGGGCGAGGGGGCGGACGCCCAGGCGATCGCCCCGCCACTGGAGTTCGCGCGGCCCGCGCTCTAG